One Pseudonocardia sp. HH130630-07 genomic window carries:
- a CDS encoding transposase, which yields MVTIAAGIEFPHARQALQITRKTQPASARSGRRGRWHTETVYAITDLGPHQARPDELAAWIRGHWQIENALHWVRDVTFAEDHSTIRTVAGPQVMASLRNLVISLHRLAGATNIAAAVRHHSRDALRPLRLLKII from the coding sequence GTGGTCACGATCGCGGCCGGGATCGAGTTCCCGCATGCCCGCCAAGCCTTGCAGATCACCCGCAAGACCCAGCCCGCGAGCGCGCGGTCGGGACGGCGCGGGCGGTGGCACACCGAGACCGTCTACGCGATCACCGACCTGGGCCCGCATCAGGCCCGCCCCGACGAGCTCGCCGCATGGATCCGCGGCCACTGGCAGATCGAGAACGCGCTGCACTGGGTCCGCGACGTCACCTTCGCCGAGGACCACTCCACCATCCGAACCGTTGCCGGACCCCAGGTCATGGCCTCGCTCCGGAACCTGGTGATCAGCCTGCACCGCCTCGCCGGAGCCACCAACATCGCCGCCGCAGTACGACATCACAGCCGCGACGCGCTGCGCCCCCTCCGACTACTCAAGATCATCTGA
- the phnE gene encoding phosphonate ABC transporter, permease protein PhnE: protein MVLLSLFAAAIWATAELRLNLATLVDSVGNAADFLSRTIPLDFPPLGEVVLLSAETLAVVVSATLLAVLLSVPVAVLAAANTTPGRSARYGARAVIVVARAVPDVVLAIVFFRVFGLGGLAGVLAMGLHSVGMVGKLYADAIEQIDEGPRTAVRSTGARGLQELVSGVLPQVLPALVATALHRFDINLRISVLLGFVGVGGLGFEIAGALRRLDYQRGMALALIVLMLCIAAELLSGAVRRALLGTGDGTARSPGPIGRRLGRIRADLHRAPGAGRRATPGAHAPGATVPPWSAPRVRGAGYAVLTAAVVAVSVWGADLSPWEAFAGLTRTVDTLGLFWPPTAGGILSDLLAELLVTVQIALAATLIGAVLALPIGCLAARNVAPAPWMSATFRFVVVVVRGLPELVLAIVFVVITGLGPAAGAFALSIGAVGLLGKLVADSLEETDVHVQQAVRAAGASRVQVFTAVTLPQAAPAFVAHLLYQLDVNIRSATLLGIVGAGGIGFYLLNASRVLEFGVVTTVTLMIFVVVMLVELLALWLRRRVA from the coding sequence CTGGTGCTGCTGTCTCTTTTCGCCGCGGCAATCTGGGCGACCGCCGAGCTCCGGCTGAACCTCGCCACACTCGTCGACAGCGTCGGCAATGCCGCGGACTTCCTGTCTCGCACTATTCCGCTCGACTTCCCACCCCTGGGTGAAGTGGTGCTGCTCAGCGCCGAGACCTTGGCCGTCGTGGTGAGTGCGACGCTGCTCGCGGTGTTGCTGAGCGTGCCGGTGGCGGTGCTGGCCGCAGCCAACACGACACCGGGTCGCAGTGCCCGCTACGGCGCCCGCGCGGTGATCGTCGTGGCTCGCGCCGTGCCCGACGTTGTGCTGGCTATCGTGTTTTTCCGAGTGTTCGGCCTCGGCGGACTGGCCGGCGTGCTGGCGATGGGCCTGCACTCGGTCGGCATGGTCGGCAAGCTCTACGCCGACGCGATCGAGCAGATCGACGAGGGACCGCGCACCGCGGTCCGCTCCACCGGAGCCCGCGGCCTGCAGGAGCTGGTATCCGGCGTGCTGCCCCAGGTCCTCCCGGCCCTGGTGGCGACCGCGCTGCACCGCTTCGACATCAACCTGCGCATCTCGGTGCTGCTCGGATTCGTCGGGGTCGGAGGGCTCGGCTTCGAGATCGCCGGAGCGTTGCGCCGGCTTGACTACCAGCGCGGAATGGCGCTCGCGCTGATCGTCCTGATGCTGTGCATCGCCGCGGAACTGCTGTCTGGGGCGGTCCGTAGAGCACTGCTCGGCACCGGCGACGGCACAGCCCGCAGCCCCGGGCCGATCGGCCGCCGACTGGGCCGGATCCGCGCGGACCTGCATCGCGCGCCGGGCGCCGGGCGCCGGGCCACGCCAGGAGCCCACGCACCAGGTGCGACGGTCCCGCCTTGGTCGGCTCCTCGGGTACGCGGCGCGGGATACGCAGTGCTGACCGCTGCGGTAGTGGCGGTCTCGGTGTGGGGCGCGGACTTGTCCCCGTGGGAGGCATTCGCCGGACTGACGAGAACCGTCGACACGCTTGGCCTGTTCTGGCCCCCGACTGCCGGCGGGATACTGTCCGACCTGCTCGCCGAACTGCTGGTCACTGTGCAGATCGCGCTCGCCGCCACACTGATCGGCGCCGTGCTGGCGCTGCCCATCGGGTGCCTCGCGGCCCGCAACGTCGCGCCGGCGCCCTGGATGTCGGCGACGTTCCGATTCGTCGTCGTCGTGGTCCGCGGGCTCCCCGAGCTCGTGCTTGCGATCGTGTTCGTCGTGATCACCGGACTCGGGCCGGCCGCGGGCGCATTCGCACTCTCGATCGGGGCGGTCGGACTGCTCGGCAAACTCGTGGCTGACTCGCTGGAGGAAACCGACGTGCACGTACAGCAGGCAGTCCGCGCGGCCGGCGCGAGCCGAGTACAAGTGTTCACCGCTGTCACGCTGCCGCAGGCAGCGCCGGCTTTCGTGGCGCACCTGCTCTACCAGCTCGACGTCAACATCCGCTCCGCGACGCTACTCGGCATCGTCGGCGCCGGCGGGATCGGCTTTTACCTGCTCAACGCCTCACGCGTCCTTGAGTTCGGGGTCGTGACCACCGTGACGCTGATGATCTTCGTGGTGGTCATGCTGGTGGAGCTGCTCGCCCTATGGCTGCGCCGCCGAGTCGCCTGA
- a CDS encoding S1C family serine protease, translating to MYPLSPTPVPAFKLPRRFGAGLVAVMVAAGLIGGGAGFGGAYAALGTTGSAPLSSVANSGASAQVGNGTIAGAAAAIAPSTVDIRVRAAQGTIEGSGVVLTSDGAVLTNNHLLTRAGSEISVSTADGTRYRAKVVGTSPSYDLAVIRLLGASNLKAATFGEASSVQVGQQVVATGSPQGLSGTVTAGIVSALNRTVTAGDGGGTRVVYNGLQTDAPINRGNSGGPLVNLAGQVIGINSAIATTGRSPGSIGLGFAVPVNTAKRVAQELMSSGVATKPQLGVQGTASPARHAENSTSNKAETSSEAGGARVDTVQSGTPAATAGVKTGDVITKIDNYPVADFEDLIARVGNFTPGQQVTLTIGSNARQVPVKLGNVQDTETANVQTGPRTTPENPGWGIPDHPRGPGLFGVDPFRTRSYL from the coding sequence GTGTATCCGCTTTCCCCGACGCCAGTACCGGCCTTCAAGCTGCCCCGCCGTTTCGGCGCCGGGCTGGTCGCAGTGATGGTGGCTGCCGGTCTGATCGGTGGGGGTGCCGGTTTCGGTGGTGCCTATGCCGCCCTCGGTACGACAGGGTCGGCACCGCTGTCGAGCGTCGCCAACTCCGGCGCTTCAGCCCAGGTTGGGAATGGCACAATCGCTGGCGCAGCCGCCGCGATCGCTCCCAGCACCGTCGACATCAGAGTCCGCGCGGCTCAGGGCACGATCGAGGGATCGGGGGTGGTCCTCACCAGTGACGGCGCGGTCCTCACCAACAACCACCTCCTTACCCGCGCCGGCAGCGAGATCAGCGTGTCGACCGCCGACGGCACCCGCTACCGTGCAAAGGTCGTCGGTACCTCCCCGAGCTACGACCTGGCTGTTATCCGTCTTTTAGGAGCGTCGAACCTGAAGGCCGCCACGTTCGGTGAGGCCAGCAGTGTCCAGGTCGGCCAGCAGGTTGTTGCCACCGGCTCGCCGCAGGGTCTGTCCGGTACCGTCACCGCGGGCATCGTGTCGGCCTTGAACCGGACTGTCACCGCAGGTGATGGCGGCGGTACTCGGGTCGTCTATAATGGGCTGCAGACCGATGCCCCAATCAACCGGGGTAACTCGGGCGGCCCGCTGGTGAACCTTGCCGGCCAAGTCATCGGGATCAACTCCGCGATAGCCACAACAGGGCGTAGCCCCGGCTCGATCGGGCTCGGCTTCGCGGTGCCGGTGAACACCGCCAAGCGGGTCGCTCAGGAACTCATGTCTAGCGGGGTCGCGACCAAGCCTCAACTGGGAGTTCAAGGCACAGCGTCGCCCGCCCGCCACGCCGAGAACAGCACCAGCAACAAAGCTGAAACGAGCAGTGAAGCTGGCGGCGCACGAGTCGACACGGTCCAGTCCGGGACCCCGGCTGCGACCGCGGGCGTGAAGACCGGCGACGTTATCACCAAGATCGACAACTATCCGGTCGCCGACTTTGAGGATTTGATCGCGCGGGTCGGGAACTTCACCCCTGGCCAGCAAGTCACACTGACCATCGGTAGCAACGCCCGCCAGGTCCCGGTAAAGCTCGGCAACGTCCAGGACACCGAGACCGCGAATGTGCAGACAGGACCCAGGACCACACCTGAAAACCCCGGTTGGGGCATCCCAGACCACCCGAGAGGGCCCGGCCTGTTCGGTGTCGACCCCTTCCGCACGAGGAGCTACCTGTGA
- the phnC gene encoding phosphonate ABC transporter ATP-binding protein encodes MPTTRNTAAPVHHDHASALELKGLTKHFAPGVRALDDVSITVRPGENVVLLGLSGSGKSTLLRHLNGLHRPTSGTVQVLGIDVATASAAALRMLRTRIGFVFQQFHLVGSVSVLENVCTGALGELRGPRLGLITYPRRIRRAALEQLDRVGLADQRFQRADTLSGGQQQRVAVARALLQRPRILLADEPVASLDPESSAQIMHLIADISREDGLTVLCSLHQIEVALSFGGRIVGLHAGRVVLDRPAAEMDRSEAMAVYGGPAERTPASATAAR; translated from the coding sequence GTGCCCACCACCAGGAACACCGCCGCACCGGTGCACCACGACCACGCTTCCGCGCTGGAGCTTAAGGGGCTCACCAAACACTTCGCCCCCGGCGTACGCGCACTCGACGACGTCTCGATCACCGTGCGGCCCGGGGAGAACGTCGTCCTGCTCGGACTCTCGGGTTCGGGCAAGTCCACGCTGCTGCGCCATCTCAACGGCCTGCACCGCCCCACGTCCGGGACCGTCCAAGTTCTGGGCATCGACGTCGCCACGGCCAGTGCCGCCGCGTTGCGGATGTTGCGGACCCGTATCGGGTTCGTGTTCCAACAGTTCCACCTGGTCGGCAGCGTCTCGGTGCTGGAGAACGTGTGCACCGGCGCACTCGGCGAACTGCGCGGGCCCCGGCTCGGGCTGATCACCTACCCGCGGCGGATCCGGCGGGCCGCCCTGGAACAACTCGACCGGGTCGGCCTGGCCGACCAGCGCTTCCAACGGGCCGACACGCTCTCCGGCGGTCAGCAACAGCGAGTCGCAGTGGCCAGAGCGCTGCTGCAGCGACCCCGGATCCTGCTCGCCGACGAGCCGGTCGCCTCACTCGATCCCGAGTCCTCAGCGCAGATCATGCACCTCATCGCCGACATCAGTCGAGAGGACGGATTAACCGTGCTGTGCAGCCTGCACCAGATCGAGGTGGCGCTGTCGTTCGGCGGCCGCATCGTCGGCCTGCACGCAGGCCGGGTCGTGCTGGACCGGCCTGCGGCCGAGATGGACCGATCCGAGGCGATGGCGGTCTACGGCGGGCCGGCCGAACGCACACCCGCTTCGGCGACAGCGGCCCGGTGA
- a CDS encoding DUF418 domain-containing protein, with protein sequence MPNVSSDDRIETLDVLRGIAIVGTLASNIWIFTINVGSAATPLLPDWIGEVSQWLPNGKFLGLLTIMFGIGLEIQRQSALRGGRTWPGTYPVRAGLLFLDGLINYVFVVQFDVLRAYAVTGLLVAFLLLTSDRVQWWLISVFFALHLTVLVLTSSLTVPPRGEALSLPELSRAARVPTEDGGYWSLVNSNIRNIGNAFTIYSEFSTILLMGIPLFLLGGKLYRAGIFRTEGVQLRRWLIVIGLVVALPVDFVLGTYDGGTLSSYSRYGTAPLVALGILAAVAQFYQHRAPGRFAHALGRVGTMALSCYLLQNVLGVVLERTIFQSNVVRTVDPVLGTYAVFAAISGILLAFAALWLRWRRRGPIEYLWVASFKLLVRERRADS encoded by the coding sequence ATGCCCAACGTGTCTAGTGACGACCGGATCGAGACCCTGGATGTGCTGCGTGGGATCGCGATTGTCGGTACCCTTGCCAGCAATATCTGGATCTTTACGATCAACGTCGGCTCTGCAGCCACCCCTCTCCTCCCAGACTGGATCGGCGAGGTTTCCCAGTGGCTGCCAAACGGCAAGTTCCTCGGCCTGCTGACGATCATGTTCGGGATCGGGCTGGAGATCCAGCGCCAGTCCGCTCTCCGGGGCGGACGGACCTGGCCAGGGACCTACCCAGTCCGCGCCGGGCTGCTCTTCCTCGACGGACTCATCAACTACGTCTTTGTGGTCCAATTCGATGTCCTACGGGCCTACGCGGTCACTGGCCTACTCGTCGCGTTCCTGCTCCTGACTAGCGATCGAGTGCAATGGTGGCTGATCAGTGTGTTCTTCGCACTGCACCTGACCGTGCTCGTCCTCACATCCTCGCTCACGGTGCCCCCCAGGGGCGAGGCGCTATCGCTCCCGGAGCTGTCCCGGGCCGCCCGCGTCCCCACCGAAGACGGCGGCTACTGGTCGCTGGTCAACTCAAACATCCGCAATATCGGCAACGCTTTCACAATATACTCTGAGTTCTCCACGATCCTGCTGATGGGGATTCCGCTGTTCCTGCTCGGCGGGAAGCTCTACCGGGCCGGGATCTTCAGGACGGAGGGCGTTCAGCTGCGCCGATGGCTCATCGTCATCGGACTGGTGGTCGCACTGCCGGTGGACTTCGTACTCGGCACTTATGACGGCGGCACCCTTAGTAGCTACTCCCGCTACGGTACCGCCCCGCTGGTCGCTCTCGGTATCCTGGCGGCGGTCGCCCAATTCTATCAGCACCGAGCTCCCGGCCGATTCGCCCACGCACTCGGCCGAGTCGGGACGATGGCACTCAGCTGTTACCTACTCCAGAACGTCCTCGGCGTCGTGCTCGAACGAACCATTTTCCAGAGCAATGTAGTGCGTACTGTGGACCCGGTACTCGGTACCTATGCCGTGTTCGCGGCAATCTCGGGAATTCTACTGGCGTTCGCCGCGCTGTGGCTTCGCTGGCGTCGTCGCGGCCCGATCGAGTACCTCTGGGTGGCCTCGTTCAAATTACTCGTGCGTGAGCGTCGGGCAGATTCGTAA
- a CDS encoding ISAs1 family transposase: MLVLAACAVLAGARSFTAIAEHARDVGAGVLVELADRLAIDPEHAALVVPHESTIRRLLQQLDPAALEAARGSWTSAQLGTRPTGVDRPRREQRPVWALDGKTVRGARTPDGLPHLVSVIDQASGVVLAQTQVPAKAAELTAAVTVLSGLDLHGVVVTADALHTQRTHADYLYERGGHYVMTVKANQPGLLARLRRIPWSAVGPCTQQRARGHGRIETRTISVVALDPCPDGGGEFFPHAAQAIRVIRRRRPLRPGGRWRVVTVYAITSLGGADADPALLAGWIRGHWGIENRLH; encoded by the coding sequence GTGCTGGTGCTGGCTGCGTGCGCGGTGCTGGCCGGTGCCCGCTCGTTCACCGCGATCGCCGAACACGCCCGTGACGTCGGCGCCGGCGTGCTGGTCGAACTCGCCGACCGGCTCGCCATCGACCCGGAACACGCGGCGCTGGTGGTACCACACGAGTCGACGATCCGCCGGCTGCTCCAGCAGCTCGATCCCGCCGCGCTGGAAGCAGCCCGGGGGTCCTGGACCAGCGCGCAGCTGGGTACACGACCGACCGGTGTCGATCGGCCCCGTCGAGAACAGCGACCGGTCTGGGCACTGGACGGCAAGACCGTGCGCGGCGCCCGCACCCCCGACGGACTCCCACATCTGGTGTCGGTGATCGATCAGGCCAGCGGCGTCGTGCTGGCCCAGACCCAGGTCCCGGCCAAGGCTGCGGAGCTGACTGCCGCCGTGACCGTGCTGTCCGGACTGGACCTGCATGGCGTCGTCGTGACCGCAGATGCCCTGCACACTCAGCGCACGCACGCCGATTACCTGTATGAACGTGGCGGGCACTACGTCATGACGGTCAAGGCCAACCAGCCCGGTCTGCTCGCCCGGCTGCGCCGGATCCCGTGGTCGGCGGTCGGACCGTGCACGCAACAACGCGCTCGTGGACACGGCCGGATCGAGACCCGCACGATCAGCGTGGTCGCCCTGGATCCGTGTCCGGACGGCGGGGGCGAGTTCTTCCCGCACGCCGCTCAGGCGATCAGAGTGATCCGTCGGCGCCGCCCGCTGCGACCCGGCGGGCGCTGGAGGGTGGTCACCGTCTACGCGATCACCAGCCTGGGCGGCGCGGACGCTGATCCGGCGCTGCTCGCCGGCTGGATCCGCGGGCACTGGGGCATCGAGAACCGGCTGCACTGA
- a CDS encoding IS5 family transposase (programmed frameshift), with product MPRTAVLTDAQWARLAPLLPSSEGRRGRPFRDDRRVLEGIIYRYRCGLPWRDVPAEFGPWQTLWKRHRRYSGDGTWDHILAALLIEADAAEVLGWAVSVDSTIIRAHQHAATLKRDTGAGSNYTNLLAEPADHALGRSRGGLSTKIHQLVDGHGRPLVVLLGPGQGGDSPMFPHLMARLSIARPGPGRPRTRPERVRADKAYSSRAIRRHLRERRIIAVIPEPSDQQGHRKRRGSRGGRPPAFDPVDYRNRNVVERGFCHVKQWRGLATRYDKLALTFRGGAVLKAIVTWLRALGDTP from the exons GTGCCGCGTACCGCTGTCCTGACTGATGCCCAGTGGGCCCGTCTGGCGCCGCTGTTGCCCTCCTCCGAGGGTCGTCGCGGGCGCCCGTTCCGCGATGACCGCCGGGTGCTCGAGGGGATCATCTACCGGTATCGGTGCGGGCTTCCCTGGCGCGACGTCCCAGCCGAGTTCGGGCCGTGGCAGACGTTGTGGAAGCGGCACCGCCGCTACAGCGGCGACGGCACCTGGGACCACATCCTGGCTGCTCTTCTGATCGAGGCCGACGCCGCCGAGGTGCTCGGGTGGGCGGTCAGCGTGGACTCCACGATCATCCGTGCCCACCAGCACGCCGCGACCCTCAAGCGCGACACA GGGGCCGGATCGAACTACACGAATCTGCTCGCCGAACCAGCAGATCACGCGCTGGGACGGTCCCGCGGAGGGCTGTCGACGAAGATCCACCAGCTCGTTGACGGGCACGGCCGCCCGCTGGTGGTCCTCCTCGGCCCCGGCCAGGGCGGCGACTCGCCAATGTTTCCGCACCTGATGGCGCGCCTGAGCATCGCCCGACCGGGCCCGGGACGACCCCGGACCCGGCCCGAACGCGTGCGCGCGGACAAGGCCTACTCCTCACGCGCGATCCGCCGGCACCTGCGCGAGCGCCGGATCATCGCTGTCATTCCGGAGCCCTCTGACCAGCAGGGACACCGCAAACGACGCGGCTCACGCGGCGGCCGACCGCCCGCATTCGATCCGGTCGACTACCGAAACCGCAACGTCGTCGAGCGCGGGTTCTGCCACGTCAAGCAGTGGCGCGGGCTGGCCACCCGTTACGACAAGCTCGCCCTGACCTTCCGCGGCGGCGCCGTCCTGAAGGCAATCGTCACCTGGCTCCGCGCATTGGGAGACACACCCTAG
- a CDS encoding phosphate/phosphite/phosphonate ABC transporter substrate-binding protein, producing MRSFHRRGVVALIGVALLGLAACGQSAADNSAAGDTLVFAAVPSEESTSLQQSFAPIISMLEQETGTTIEFQNATDYAAVVEGMRAGQIDIAMYGPFSYVLAKEQDPEIAAVAAVIDEAGGQPGYVSYGITRPETGISDLAGFAGRTVCFVDPNSTSGYLYPTAGLIEAGVDVQDGLTPVFAGGHDASALAVASGQCDAGFAFDSIIDTQLVESGQLRPGQVQTVWRSETIAGSPIALASGMAPELRDRIGRALVERGNVDRLTAEGFCASADDCEVGEADSWGYAPVDDTLYDGVRRVCDITRAESCTSLG from the coding sequence ATGAGGTCGTTTCATCGTCGTGGCGTCGTCGCTTTGATCGGCGTCGCGCTGCTGGGCCTGGCGGCCTGCGGACAGAGCGCTGCCGACAACTCGGCCGCCGGCGACACGCTGGTGTTCGCCGCGGTGCCCTCGGAGGAGTCGACGAGCCTGCAGCAGAGCTTTGCACCGATCATCTCCATGCTTGAGCAGGAGACCGGAACGACCATCGAGTTTCAGAACGCCACCGACTACGCCGCCGTCGTCGAGGGCATGCGGGCTGGGCAGATCGACATAGCTATGTACGGCCCGTTCTCCTATGTACTCGCTAAGGAGCAGGATCCGGAGATCGCCGCGGTCGCCGCCGTGATCGACGAGGCTGGTGGCCAGCCGGGCTATGTCTCCTACGGGATCACCCGGCCCGAGACCGGTATCAGCGATCTGGCCGGGTTCGCCGGGCGCACCGTGTGCTTTGTAGACCCGAACTCGACCTCGGGTTACCTGTACCCGACCGCCGGGTTGATCGAGGCGGGCGTCGACGTGCAGGACGGCCTGACACCGGTCTTCGCAGGCGGACACGACGCCTCCGCCCTGGCAGTCGCCAGCGGCCAGTGCGACGCGGGCTTCGCCTTCGACTCCATCATCGACACCCAGCTGGTCGAATCCGGGCAGCTGCGCCCCGGGCAGGTGCAGACCGTGTGGCGCTCCGAGACGATTGCGGGCTCGCCGATCGCACTGGCCTCGGGCATGGCACCCGAGCTGCGAGACCGCATCGGCCGGGCGCTGGTCGAGCGCGGCAACGTCGACCGGCTTACGGCGGAAGGATTCTGCGCCTCCGCGGACGACTGCGAGGTCGGCGAGGCGGACAGCTGGGGTTACGCGCCCGTCGACGACACCCTCTACGACGGTGTCCGACGGGTCTGCGACATCACCCGCGCCGAGTCCTGCACGAGTCTGGGCTGA